From one Lycium ferocissimum isolate CSIRO_LF1 chromosome 7, AGI_CSIRO_Lferr_CH_V1, whole genome shotgun sequence genomic stretch:
- the LOC132062058 gene encoding uncharacterized protein LOC132062058 produces MAEWWYNATYHSAIKCTPYEVLYGQKFPIHLPYLAGESQNEMVDRSLEAREAIIELLKFHLSIAQQRMRDMANKHRSDRSFAKGDWVYLKLQPYKQVSVVTRPFNKLAAKYFRPYVVLAKVGAVAYKLLLPADVLIHPTFHVSQLKRCLEVPSVISYPPVLHLSSPYCPLPEAVLERRMVKRGNRVVCQILVKWLGIDAGQSTWEFLTEMQHRFPDFQTQLSSDFHP; encoded by the coding sequence ATGGCTGAATGGTGGTACAATGCCACCTATCACTCTGCCATTAAGTGCACTCCTTATGAGGTGCTCTATGGTCAAAAGTTTCCTATCCATCTTCCTTATTTGGCTGGAGAGTCTCAGAATGAAATGGTTGATAGATCCTTGGAGGCTAGAGAAGCAATCATTGAGTTGCTCAAATTTCACCTCTCCATAGCTCAACAAAGAATGAGAGATATGGCCAACAAGCACAGATCTGATAGAAGTTTTGCTAAAGGGGATTGGGTCTATCTCAAGTTGCAGCCCTACAAACAGGTATCTGTGGTGACAAGACCATTCAATAAGCTAGCAGCTAAGTATTTTAGGCCCTATGTGGTTCTTGCTAAGGTTGGTGCAGTTGCTTACAAGCTCCTCCTACCTGCTGATGTGCTCATCCACCCCACCTTTCATGTTTCTCAATTGAAGAGGTGCCTTGAGGTTCCATCTGTTATTTCTTATCCTCCAGTGCTGCACTTATCTAGTCCCTATTGTCCATTGCCAGAGGCTGTTTTGGAGAGAAGAATGGTTAAAAGGGGTAATAGAGTTGTTTGCCAGATTCTGGTCAAGTGGTTAGGCATTGATGCTGGCCAATCCACTTGGGAATTCCTCACTGAGATGCAGCACAGATTTCCAGATTTTCAGACACAACTTTCTTCAGATTTCCATCCTTGA
- the LOC132062624 gene encoding BON1-associated protein 2-like, with the protein MKPSSSSFSRVLEITVISGENLHENRKQPVKKNAFVNIKTDNSSCNVTTRMDKEGGSFPAWNEKLIVDLPMHARHLLVEVQCKNSSGIKTVGIARVPTSDFIGGFLPEDYLHFLSYRLRDVKGEKNGIINFSVRVKNAPPRTTSCAAAYSRQWTVEPVAMGSKNGSCGVVTGIPMYPGSSLIGLSMTRKL; encoded by the coding sequence ATGaagccatcatcatcatcgttctCTCGGGTTTTAGAAATCACGGTGATATCCGGTGAGAATCTTCACGAGAATCGGAAGCAACCAGTAAAGAAGAACGCTTTCGTAAATATCAAAACAGATAATTCATCATGCAACGTCACAACTAGAATGGATAAAGAAGGCGGAAGTTTTCCTGCATGGAATGAAAAATTGATCGTTGATTTGCCCATGCATGCACGTCATCTATTAGTGGAGGTTCAATGCAAGAATTCTTCGGGGATTAAAACCGTTGGAATAGCTAGGGTTCCAACGTCTGATTTCATTGGTGGATTTTTGCCGGAAGATTATTTGCACTTTTTGAGTTATAGGCTTAGGGATGTAAAGGGTGAGAAAAACGGGATAATTAATTTCTCCGTTAGGGTTAAGAATGCGCCGCCTCGAACAACCAGTTGTGCCGCTGCTTATTCGCGGCAGTGGACGGTGGAACCGGTGGCTATGGGAAGCAAGAACGGTTCTTGTGGGGTTGTGACTGGTATTCCTATGTATCCTGGGAGTTCGTTAATAGGTTTATCAATGACGAGAAAACTTTAA